The DNA sequence TGAGGGCTGTATGAAAAGCTTCGAGCCTAACGTTTAAACGGGCCTGCTAGAtagctaaaacattttttctgcTAAGTACAGTCTTTTTCGGAGTATTCTTGCTCATTTTCATtattctgatattttaatttctttttttcagatttttgaataaacaagtgtCGAGGTTACAGGGAAAAGGGGAGAAAACTGAGTATCgtaccttcatttgaaaggcatAACTTCATCATGAAGATATGGTGAGAACATCAATAGACCTCAATGCTCCTTCATATGCAACAGTCAAACGCTGGGTAAATGTATTCCAGCGTGGCAGGGAGCGTGTGAAAGATGATCCCAGACGAGAGAGACCTCCAACTGCAACCACCAAGGACAAACTTGACCTTGATCTTGGCTTGATAATACAAGATCGCCGAATATCATGTCATCAGATAGCCGAGAGACTGGGCTTCTCCACTGAAAGGACAGACAACATTGTGACAAAATATATTAAGTTCTCAAAGGTCTCCGCAAGGTGGGTCCCTCCTCTTTTGACTCCTGAACAGAAACGCACCAGGTGCACCTTGTCCATGAGTAATGTAGAACTGTTTCAAACCgatgaagagaattttcttgctCGTTTCATTACTATGGTTGAAAGTTGGGTTCATCACTACCAGCCTGAAACCAAAGAACAGTCAAAGCAGAAAGCACACATCTACTCCTACTCCAAAGGAGACCAGGGTCATTCTTTCATCTGGCAAGGTCATGGCGTCTGTTTTGGGGGGATACTCAAGGTGACTTGCTAATCGGTTACCTTG is a window from the Octopus sinensis unplaced genomic scaffold, ASM634580v1 Contig11369, whole genome shotgun sequence genome containing:
- the LOC115228915 gene encoding protein GVQW3-like encodes the protein MVRTSIDLNAPSYATVKRWVNVFQRGRERVKDDPRRERPPTATTKDKLDLDLGLIIQDRRISCHQIAERLGFSTERTDNIVTKYIKFSKVSARWVPPLLTPEQKRTRCTLSMSNVELFQTDEENFLARFITMVESWVHHYQPETKEQSKQKAHIYSYSKGDQ